The genome window GCCGGCCTCAGCGAGGACCTGTGGGCACAACTACAGGTTTGCAATTTGCGTTCGGTCTCGTGGTTAGCCTAATTGCCCAGCTAAATTGTTTCACCAACACTATCACCGGGGCAGGTTCAGGCTATTGCAGCTAAGAGAGCTATGGTTGCATGTCAAGTATGCGTTTCTTTCCATTTTTCTCATCACTAAATGTGCACAGCACATCCAAtccatctcaaaacggagcagaaTCAAGTAAATCGCTGATCATTATTTTCTGAATTATTCAAGATATCTCCTCGTTTTCCTCGATCGAATGAAGGCTGAACCTGTGACTTTCTGAATTATTTTTCCTCGTTTTCCCCAACTAAGCTAGTTTCTGCCGCTCAATATATAGTGCTTTGAACTTTTCTGGTTTCTATTACAAGGCCCCTCCTGTTACTAATCTAGCTATGTTGATCTGTTCACGAGCAGGTAGATTCTTGCACGGCTCTTGCCAACAAGTCGCACTATTACAAGGCCTCTATTACCCGAAAGCAGCTCGCTTTTAATACCCTCGCTAGCACTCAGCGACTGTAAGCTTACCTTCGTATCAGAGAATATGGAGGCAACCCCTCACACGTACTGCTTCGAAGATCCAAGAAGTTCCATAGAATTCATTACTGGAAAGTGCATTTAAACCAAAGCCCGTTATAGCACTAGCTATGCAGTAGTTGGACTCCCTGCAAACACTGAACGCACTTGGCACAGTTAAAGAAGCTGTTCTTCTCATCAGAGACCATCGAGGCAGCCCCCCGTATTCCTCATTATGACCGCCCAACTCTCCAACAACCGCAGTGCGTCACAGTTCATCAAAATTAAGCGTCGCCATAGTAGTCGCAGAGATTAATGGAGGGCAAGTGCGAGACTGGTAAGTCTCGTTCTCGGCGCTATCACCAGCTCGCCCACATGCATGCATTGAATGCTTCTTAAAGATCTCCTCAAACTTTAATGTCTCCTCAGCCTTCAAGCACTCGTGTATTTATCGTGACAGAGAACTTGTACTTCTCGTAATTAAGTCTGCCAATTTGGTCCCGTGGAAAGAGCAAATATGGCAAAGAGTGGCAACAGTGCTGTGGGGGCCTTGCTGGCTTTGGCCCTCTTCCTCTTGCGACCCATCGGCGGGAATGCGCAGGCGTCCTCCGCGCTCGTGCCGGCCATTATAACCTTCGGCGACTCCACTGTCGATGTGGGCAACAATGACTACCTCAAGACCATCTTCAAGGCGGACTTCCCTCCCTATGGGAGGGACTTTAAGAACCATAAGCCCACCGGGAGGTTCTGCAATGGGAAGTTGGCTACAGACATCACCGGTACTCATGCATTCCATCTTTGATCTTCTTTCTGATGTGCTCTTGCGACCCTCACAAGCTTTTTTGTTGCAGCTGACACCCTGGGATTTTCCAGCTACCCATCTGCTTATCTTAGCCCAGAAGCATCAGGAAAGAACCTTCTTATCGGAGCCAATTTTGCTTCTGCTGCGTCTGGTTATTATGATGACACTGCTTACTTATACGTAAGTTAGTGGGAATTGGCTCACTGAAATGGTTTCGGATCATTCTCTGCAACAATGCTATGATGTCCATCTTTTTGCTACTTTGCATGCAGCATGCCATTCCCTTGTCTCAGCAGTTGGAGTTCTACAAGGAGTACCAACACAAGCTTTCTCGAGTGGCTGGAACCAGTAAGGCATCGTCCATCATCTCCGGCGCTCTCTACATAGTGAGCACTGGAGCCAGCGACTTCGTGCAGAACTACTACATCAACCCTCATCTTTACGAGACCCTTTCACCGGATCAGTTCTCCTCGTTCCTTGTGCACATCTTCTGCAACTTCGTTAAGGTTAGTGACATGCCAACTCGAGATGTGCTTCGTTCTGACTGTCTCAGTTTCTGTTGTCCTTTCCCGACGCAGGATCTCTATGGCCTAGGTGCTCGAAAGATTGGAGTGACTTCCTTGCCACCACTGGGTTGCCTTCCTGCGTCCATCACGCTCTTCGGACATGGCAGCAACGAATGCGTGAGGCGACTCAACTCCGACGCACAGAACTTCAACAGGAAGCTCAATACCGCAGCAGACTCGTTGGCGAAGCAGCTGCCTAACCTTAAGATTGCCATCTTCGACATCTATAAGCCTCTACATGATCTTGCCACCAAGCCTTCCGACTTCGGTAGGTCAGCGTTTACATTTCCACATCGATTCCGAAGGTCTCATTCGTGTACTCTCAGGATTCTTCGAGACCAGGAGAGGCTGCTGCGGGACGGGAACAGTGGAGACGACATCGTTTCTGTGCAATCCGCATTCGGTCGGGACATGCGCCAATGCCACTGGCTATGTGTTTTGGGACAGCGTCCATCCATCGGAATCGGCAAACCAAGTGCTTGCCGATTCCCTCATTGCTCAGGGCATCAACCTTATTCTGTGAGGAAAGGGAGGGTGAGAGATGCAGCAgtccatgtgtgtgtgtgtgtgtgtgttctgtTTCAGTAGCTCGTGTCGAGGAAAAATAAGATGTTCTGCTGATAAACAAATCTATGACTGGTGGAGTTGTGAGATGTTCATTAAAAGGTCAATTAATATAGTGCTCTGCAGTGACTTGGATGCAATGATATCTACAGTTTCTGGAAGAGCAAGCATGCAAAAAGCAAGAAGGATTGCAGATGAGTTTCTGAAACCCGATCGGATTCTGTTGTTTCCAGCTAAAGCTGCTCTGTTAGAGGATAATGGAAGATGAGTTTAATTGAGTAATGATAATTTTGTTTGTAAGAGAGTTGAGAATACTGAAAGCTAGATTTTAGTTAAGCAGATAAGATTCTTCTTTTTGTTCCTACTCCTACTGATGTTTGGGTACCAATTGATTGGTATCAACTATAGCTGATGTATTTTTTATCTGGAGATTCATCTTAGTAACTTGAAATAGGAATCTTAAGTtgaataatttggataaaaaatgtgGATTTTGCTGTATATGTTGAAATCTAACCATCCATTATCTTTAGGTCCATCTATTGGCTGATTTCAGCCCAAGTACTGACCAAACCCAGTAATACTAAATTATAACATAatgaaattattataaaaaagatatctaatcattaatattaattcattataacataataaaataaatagtagTAGATTAAAAAGATAAAACTGTATAAGAGAGGAAATAATTTATAATCAACTATTGTTAATAGAAATCAAGTATTACAACTACCAACATAGCATCATGCCTGTacgataaatttttttataatattatacatagcatgaaaaattataatatgttttaatccatatatatattttttaaaacatataaaggaatagaagaaaatatttatttttagaaaagatAGGGGAACCTATCTTGTTTTTTTCCCGTAATAGAATGAGGTACTAGACTTGACACAGTAAGAAACGAAGAAAACAAATCCCTCCCCTCCTAATAGAACCTAATAGAAGGAGGTGAGCCCTACTCATAAGCAATTCAAGTCCTCCATGCTTTGCATAAGCAATTCAAAAAGGTAAAGAATGATCACTTAAATATGGATCAAAATGCTTATAAGCTTAAATAATACAAAAGCAAAAGCTTAGCTCTTGCAATTACAATATGTTATGAGAGTCTCGCGTGCAGTAAGTAATATGCAGAGTGCATTCAATATTTTCTACGTACATTTACTCACGTAACCAGGCAATACCTTAAAGTAAGTGGGTGTGCCGTTCCTGCATCTCCACCAATCACTCAACTTTGGTTTCTATAAATTGATATTAGTACATTTTCTTTACTTGGTCTACCATCTATGGTTATCATCTGCAGATGGTTTTGACAACAAGCTTCTTCATAGCGCTACTCTTTTCACCAAAGAAATCCCAGTTGGATCACCACCCCACTCTTCAAACACAACCAACAAGTTTCCTGTAGGGTTCAGCCAGTCGCGAGGGACATGATACCTGAGATTTGTGTTCAGTAATCAGTCATTTATTCGATTCTTTTGCAAGCTTTGACTGAAGTGGACAAAATGGTAGGTAGGTGTTTCATTACCATTTTTGAGAAGGCTCCCCACAGTCAGTCTGACATTTCATCTTTCTGTATGTCCCTTTGTAATCACACAAATCACAAACCCCATTTGCCTTATAAGCAGGCCAGTGTCTGCCAATGCTTTGTCCATTGATCCATATCTGACCTTTGCCCATGCTACTCATGTCTAATGCCAATGGCTCGTTCCCAGCTGGAGCATTAAAGAAAGCCTGGAAGGTGACAAAGAATGAGTGAGAAAATAGTCTCATGCATGAGAGGAAAGAAGATGAACTTTAGGATAACATGTTTCTGTGTTGCAACCAGTACTACTGACCTTGTACCAAGTCAAGGGCTGCCTTGTAGATGCACCCCCCCACTTAACTGAAGAACTGCCACTAAGTGTATAGATGCTCAGGGATTCACCTCTAAGGCCGATCTACACACACAAACATGGAACTCAGTAACCAGTAAGCAAGTTTTAGTCAGAGAGTAAGCAGGTAGGAAGAGTTGATTGGAACCTGGTAAATCCATTTCTGTGATGAAAGGTTTCTCTTTCCTTCATTGAGACCTTCCAGGGTCACTGGACCAAGAACACCAGCATTCCATGTGTCAAAGTGGGGGCCAATATTCTGAAACAGATAAAGAACAGGAATATGAAGTGTAAACATCCATCTTTTGTGTGTATAATTGTATAGGGTTATTGGTATGATATTTCAACATTTGGATCAATAGCCAGGAATTATTTCACAATAAAGAATGTACTCACAGGAAGACCAACAGCGACACTCAGAATCGAGATTTTGTTGCTTCCTGCCCGCAACTTCACATTTCCTGTGAATCTTACCTTTGGACTGCCAAATCTACCGTAGAAAGTCCCTGCcggaagaaaagaaaagcaaaaatcaaATCGGAACCTCACCAAAAGTTGAGCATATCATCAAGACACAATTCTTCACAAGGCAAAGCCACTCACCGGCCAGTTCTCCATTGATGAAAACATGCATAGAATGACCTGCCGACATCACGGTCAGGAGAGGGTCTCGGCCATTCTTCAAGAATTGTTCGTTTGAGTCTATGTTAACACTGAAGAGTGGAGATCGTGAGTCATCGAGTGATAGAGGTCATTGATTCTGTCTCAACTCAAATACACAAGCTGCAAAGGAACGTCTACTCACTCTGTTGTGTACCACAGGTAGTCTGTCCGATCCCGCGTCATGCTTATCTGCTCCACCAATCCATCTTTTGAGAATGATTTATCCCTCAGTAGTGAGTGGGTATCCTCACCGAAGGACTCCCAAGAAAATCCCCCAACCCGAGTCATATTAATCTGCGACGTCGGAGCTCCTACCTGTGTTTATCATTAGCATCTTTGTGTTCAAGACAGTCATGAAAATTCAACCATGGAAGTCCTTTTCCATCCAAGAAAATTTGGAATAAATAGTGAGAGATACATTTTCTTGAGCCGAGAAACAAATAACTCAACGGAGAGGTGAGTTTTAAGAGTACAGTAATGGAATACAATCATGAACATTAATCATAAAAGATTTCTCACCTTTGCAGTGTTGAACACTGCGGTTTTGCAGTCTGGAAGAATGCTGGTGGACCAAGCTGGAATTTGATACTCCATTCCGTTGAACGTAACATTTGCAGAAGAACCACGGTTGAAATTAGAAAGGAATGCAGCACAAGCTCCTGACTTGGATCTGTATACATGCGCCTGCAACAAGTCGAATGTAGAAAAGTTCCGAAATGCAAATCATCGAAAAGATTCTTGCAAATTTTACAGCAAGATATAAGAATTTAACCGTCTGATATTTTCCGACGTTTGTCACTGTAGGATCCCCAGAGACGAGAGCTGGTTCACACGATTTGATTGCTTTATGCAGGTCTCTCAGATGTCCCCATTTCGGTTGCCTTAACAGACCTGAGAAAGATTACGATACGTTTAACACCAAATAGAGGGAATGGTAATAGTCGGCATCAAATAGATTTGTATTGCATCATCAGATGCTTGACCAATGAGACTGCACAAAGTCTTCTTCGTAGAAGAGGAACAAGATTTTAGCACCAAAAAGAAGACATAGGAAAAGGATAAGCAAACTGATTGGGAACTGTATTACCACTAATCTTCTCTTAATCTTGAAAGAACCCAAGTATTTGACCTAAATAATTCTCTAGGTGGGAAATCACACGTTGAACCCCatgcaggagaaaagatcgagCATTTCTTTCTAAAAGCTGGATGAGACGATCCAAAATCACATCTTTTTGGAATTATCACAAGCAATGCTGTGTGTGGTAGATGATCAAGCCAACCATTCTTGCACTTTTCTTCCCCCGTCAAAAGCATGAGCTCCAACAGGGGCGAATCCATGAGAAGTCATAAGTTAAACTAAAACCATACCATTGCAACATGAAAATTGTTACATATGTTAGAATCTTAGAAGAAAAATGGCATACCGTATTCATCGATTGGGGCATCATAGTCATAGGTCGTCGCAATAAAGGGACCACCAGCCGTCCTGCCGAAGTTTGTTCCTCCATGGTACTGCAGTTGACGTAAACATGAAGATTCTTTTACTTCGATATGATGTAGTACAGCGTTCAGTAATTACTGAAACAACTCAAGTAGAACATACAAATTCTTACCATATAGTAGTTAACGAAGGATCCACCCTTCTGTATAAACCTTGCAACGGCAAAAGCCAAGTCCTCAACAGGTCTGTgaggaactggagctccgaaagcacTGAACCTATTGAGATAGAATACATGGAATAAATTCACTAGATCGATTGATTTCTTGTGAAAATTTATATGAATTCAAATGTGAAGAAGTAGAGGTTACCAGCCACTCCAAGCTTCAGTCCACATTGTCGGTTTATACGGCTTGTTTGGTGAGAAGTAATCACAGTAGAACCCGTTGCAGGCATTGATCTGTAAAGACAAAATCCAAAAATGAGGTCACAATATGTCAACCTAGCTGGTGTAACATGCAATTACAAATCCTCTAATTAGTGCAGCTGTAATCTTAGTAGAAGAAAGTGATGTTGAACGGGACAAGGTCGAGAAGGAACATGAACTTGGGGTTCTTCCTGATGTTACAGaacatgaaaaccgaaagcttggacTTACCACTGGATCAGGTGCATCATCTTGCTTGCACATGACCCACGGCACACTGGTGTTGAGGCCCACTGCCATTTGAGCAGCCCAGTTTACGTAGTTCTTGGCTCCAGCTCCGCCAAAGGTCTCCATTGGACCATATTCATTTTCAATCTGCTCAAGTTAGACAAAGAGCATGGAAGAGCAGAAAGCGAATTAGATGAGATCTTTGGGAGCTGATCAACTCGATGACACATAAAAGCTAACGAATTGATGAAAGCAAAGAAGGAATGGATTCGATGATACCTGAGAGAGGATAATGGGACCACCCTGTGATTCGAATAATCCTTCAGATTTCATCATGGCGACAATCTTCTCTGTGAACTTCGCCATGGCCGCCTTTTACATGAACAGACCAATTAGCAATTGCTCAGTTAGAGGAGTTCGAGTATACACATGTAAAGAGAATTTCTTGTGGATTCTTACCTTGAAAGGTTCATTGTCGGTCCTGAAATTGATGCCAGGAACATATTTTAGCCAGACAGGAAATCCCCTGTTTTACAAAGACAAGACGAACAACAGAACAACGTCATCAGATTGCATGATTAGGCTTTTGATTCCACATAGAAGAATTAATCGAAGACCTCGTACCCGAAGTTCCATTCGGCACAAACATAAGGACCAATCCGGAGATGAACATAGAGGCCGGCCTGCTTCACCAGCTTGATGAAGCGAACCAGGTCGTAATTACCACCAAAATAATACTGCCAAAGATCAAGAAAAGCAACAAATTGAGGCACACTGGGGGAAGGAGCAGTTGCCTCAGACGAGAGGGCTGGGAAAGGTTGGGTGATCTCCGAACCTGGCCAGGGGACGGCTCGTGGCCGTTCCAGAACACGTAGGTCTGGATAACATCCAAGCCGCCATCTTTAGCCTTCTGGATGAGATCCGGCCACATCTGGAGACGATCCAATCGACAAAGTTAAGATTTTGGCGCGGTAGAGTAACAGTGCACTAACAGCTCGCCTAAAAGGCCACGTTTCCCACAGAGTTGGAGACCTTACCTCCGGGGTGCTCCTGGGATAGTGAATGGACCCGGAGATTAGAATTCTCCTCTGCCCATTGACGATGATAGCCTTGTGGTCGTAGGAAACGGAGGCATCGACCGGAGAGGAAAGCCACGGAGACGACACCACCACGAACGCCACCGCCAGTAGCAGCAGCGTCGACAGTCCGCGGCCGCACCCAAGCGTCATAAGCTCGAGGCTCATGGTGGCCGGTCGGTCTTAGCTTCAGAGTAGTCTCCTTTAGTGTTCTGGCTGTATAATATGTGACTGATGGAGATTCGTGCGCGCTGTTCTTCCGTCTTCTCCTCCGCTAGAGAAGTTCTGATGGAACTATTAAGCAGTAGCGTTACTGCAACAAGCACACACCGAGGAAGAGAGAGGGAAATCTAAGAGGAGGGAGGGAAGAGGGCGGACGCGGAGAGGGAGCGGGGCGTGCCTCTGCGGTTTAAATACCCTGCGGGCGCAAGCGAGCACAGGATTGCATCTGCTTACCTCAGAATTCAACCGGGGTCAAAATATACCAAAGAGGGCGGATTACCAATAATTTGATTCAActaagtgatatatatatatatatataaacaagattaataaaaaatattaattttgagaTAAATTTGGCTATACTTGATTATGtttatatttggatatatttgtatttaatattatttataaattttaattttctttattagtttcaataatatttttattttctaaatataactaattaattAGAATAATATAGTAAACTTGAGGGTTCCTTATCTCCGATGGGGATTCATCTCCCCGTCCCCACCCCGTGTCAATAGAGAATGGGTTgaggataaaatagaaaaatactaTTCATATTATCTTGTTTATTGATATCTCTATATTGGAGtggtgataatatttttattttattggatAACTAATTTTTTATGCTCTCTTAGGTTGAGAACCttttttattactattattattcctTTCGAAAGTATTATGTTCGATTGTTAATGGTTCATAGGATTAGCTAATAGAATCATATATACTTTTAGAGTTTATCATCAAATTTGTGACcctttataatatttaaattctAATATAATTTCAATTCCTTGGGTCAATTAAGAGAATCTTTGATAATTGGTAAGGGTTGAAAGAGTCAAAATCGTttgttaaaaattattatttaagaaaattaggATAAATAAGTTATGTGAAATAATATTAGAAACTAACAATGCTAGTTTAGTTTTGTAAGAAagttttatgttgatgatattttttagttGTCTAATATATCGATATACTAAGCGGGTTTGATAACTTAtccataatatataattttttttataaagttaCGGATACATGATATATCTAAAGGGTTTGATGAgatatatcatattattattttattatgagaTATATCTAAAGGGTTTGATGAGATATATCATATGATATTTGTACTATTCTTATCATGAGTTTAAACAATAGTTCGACCCAAGTTAATGGGTGTGGGAATTAACTCAAATTACAGTCAAACTTGGGCTCGAGTCAAGTCAACCAGAGCTGACTTGAATCCTCACTGAACGGAATCAAGCGAATGCCCCCGCCAATGCCTGCGTCCGCGTCAGCGTCGCCGCCCGCGATCCTC of Musa acuminata AAA Group cultivar baxijiao chromosome BXJ1-7, Cavendish_Baxijiao_AAA, whole genome shotgun sequence contains these proteins:
- the LOC135678507 gene encoding GDSL esterase/lipase APG-like, with the protein product MAKSGNSAVGALLALALFLLRPIGGNAQASSALVPAIITFGDSTVDVGNNDYLKTIFKADFPPYGRDFKNHKPTGRFCNGKLATDITADTLGFSSYPSAYLSPEASGKNLLIGANFASAASGYYDDTAYLYHAIPLSQQLEFYKEYQHKLSRVAGTSKASSIISGALYIVSTGASDFVQNYYINPHLYETLSPDQFSSFLVHIFCNFVKDLYGLGARKIGVTSLPPLGCLPASITLFGHGSNECVRRLNSDAQNFNRKLNTAADSLAKQLPNLKIAIFDIYKPLHDLATKPSDFGFFETRRGCCGTGTVETTSFLCNPHSVGTCANATGYVFWDSVHPSESANQVLADSLIAQGINLIL
- the LOC103991771 gene encoding beta-galactosidase-like encodes the protein MWPDLIQKAKDGGLDVIQTYVFWNGHEPSPGQYYFGGNYDLVRFIKLVKQAGLYVHLRIGPYVCAEWNFGGFPVWLKYVPGINFRTDNEPFKAAMAKFTEKIVAMMKSEGLFESQGGPIILSQIENEYGPMETFGGAGAKNYVNWAAQMAVGLNTSVPWVMCKQDDAPDPVINACNGFYCDYFSPNKPYKPTMWTEAWSGWFSAFGAPVPHRPVEDLAFAVARFIQKGGSFVNYYMYHGGTNFGRTAGGPFIATTYDYDAPIDEYGLLRQPKWGHLRDLHKAIKSCEPALVSGDPTVTNVGKYQTAHVYRSKSGACAAFLSNFNRGSSANVTFNGMEYQIPAWSTSILPDCKTAVFNTAKVGAPTSQINMTRVGGFSWESFGEDTHSLLRDKSFSKDGLVEQISMTRDRTDYLWYTTDVNIDSNEQFLKNGRDPLLTVMSAGHSMHVFINGELAGTFYGRFGSPKVRFTGNVKLRAGSNKISILSVAVGLPNIGPHFDTWNAGVLGPVTLEGLNEGKRNLSSQKWIYQIGLRGESLSIYTLSGSSSVKWGGASTRQPLTWYKAFFNAPAGNEPLALDMSSMGKGQIWINGQSIGRHWPAYKANGVCDLCDYKGTYRKMKCQTDCGEPSQKWYHVPRDWLNPTGNLLVVFEEWGGDPTGISLVKRVAL